The following coding sequences are from one Streptomyces sp. NBC_00536 window:
- a CDS encoding MFS transporter, which yields MSVGRAAAATGAPVGGRWVGALSLANLGVWVGWFGPLQLLLARQAEQFTPGHKAATLALVTGLGAAVSMVANPVFGALSDRTTARAGRRVPWVIAGTAGGGAGLVLLALARSVPAVIAGWCLVQLALNASFAALTAAVPDQVPPRRRGLVGGWLGVSQVVGILVGTALATVAGGTGAGYLACAAFSVVAVLPYVLMRRDTVLSPADRPAFRWRSFLAGFWIDPRRHPDFGWAWLTRFLMNLSYSISTMYLLYYLTDAVHYTDDADTGVLILTALNALTLLSTVVISGVRSDRSGRRKPYVIRSGLIISAATLLLAGWQTWTGAVVASLILGVGFGVYTSVDFALLTDVLPTAGDRGRDLGVINIANALPQVLAPVIAAPVVTHLGGYTALYGLAGALALVGSVLVRRIRSVA from the coding sequence CTGCTGCTGGCGCGGCAGGCGGAGCAGTTCACCCCCGGCCACAAGGCCGCCACCCTCGCCCTGGTGACGGGCCTGGGCGCGGCCGTCTCGATGGTCGCCAACCCGGTCTTCGGAGCGCTGTCCGACCGTACGACGGCGCGCGCGGGCCGGCGCGTCCCCTGGGTGATCGCCGGCACCGCGGGCGGCGGCGCCGGGCTGGTCCTCCTCGCCCTGGCGCGGAGCGTCCCCGCCGTCATCGCGGGCTGGTGCCTGGTGCAGCTCGCCCTGAACGCCTCGTTCGCCGCGCTGACCGCGGCCGTACCCGATCAGGTGCCGCCGCGCCGCCGCGGTCTGGTCGGCGGCTGGCTCGGGGTCTCCCAGGTCGTCGGCATCCTGGTCGGCACGGCCCTGGCGACGGTCGCGGGCGGCACCGGCGCGGGGTACCTGGCCTGCGCGGCCTTCTCGGTGGTCGCGGTCCTCCCGTACGTCCTGATGCGACGGGACACCGTCCTCTCCCCCGCCGACCGGCCCGCCTTCCGCTGGCGGTCCTTCCTCGCCGGCTTCTGGATCGACCCGCGCCGCCATCCGGACTTCGGGTGGGCCTGGCTCACCCGGTTCCTGATGAACCTGTCGTACTCGATCAGCACGATGTACCTGCTGTACTACCTGACCGACGCCGTGCACTACACCGACGACGCCGACACCGGGGTGCTGATCCTCACCGCGCTCAACGCGCTGACCCTGCTCTCGACCGTGGTGATCAGCGGCGTCCGCTCGGACCGCAGCGGCCGCCGCAAGCCGTACGTGATCCGGTCGGGGCTGATCATCTCCGCGGCCACCCTGCTGCTCGCCGGGTGGCAGACCTGGACCGGGGCGGTGGTCGCCTCGCTGATCCTCGGCGTCGGCTTCGGCGTGTACACGTCGGTGGACTTCGCACTGCTCACGGACGTGCTGCCGACGGCCGGTGACCGGGGCCGGGACCTGGGCGTCATCAACATCGCCAACGCGCTGCCGCAGGTCCTGGCCCCCGTGATCGCCGCCCCGGTCGTCACGCACCTCGGCGGGTACACGGCCCTGTACGGCCTGGCGGGCGCCCTGGCCCTGGTGGGTTCGGTCCTGGTCCGCCGGATCCGCTCGGTGGCCTAG
- the yczE gene encoding membrane protein YczE has translation MSSAPSRPPRRLTRRLFQLYAGLALYGASSAFLVRAGLGLDPWDVFHQGIAERTGWSIGTVSVAVGALVLLLWVPLRQRPGLGTLSNVFAVGLTMDATLAVVPDVRGAVAQGALLAAGIVLNGVATGLYIAARFGPGPRDGLMTGLHRRTGRSVRLVRTAIEVTVLAAGFLLGGTVGVGTVAYALAIGPLSQLFLRLFALRPPSPAPTASVVVASA, from the coding sequence GTGTCCTCCGCCCCGTCCCGCCCCCCGCGCCGGCTCACCCGTCGGCTGTTCCAGCTCTACGCCGGGCTGGCCCTCTACGGCGCGAGCTCGGCGTTCCTGGTCCGGGCGGGCCTCGGCCTGGATCCGTGGGACGTCTTCCACCAGGGCATCGCGGAGCGCACCGGCTGGAGCATCGGCACCGTGTCCGTGGCCGTCGGCGCCCTGGTCCTGCTGCTGTGGGTGCCGCTGCGGCAGCGCCCGGGCCTGGGCACGCTGTCCAACGTCTTCGCGGTGGGTCTGACCATGGACGCCACGCTCGCCGTGGTGCCGGACGTGCGCGGCGCCGTGGCCCAAGGGGCGCTGCTGGCGGCGGGCATCGTCCTCAACGGCGTCGCCACCGGCCTCTACATCGCCGCCCGCTTCGGACCGGGGCCCCGCGACGGCCTGATGACCGGCCTGCACCGGCGCACCGGGCGGTCGGTGCGGCTGGTGCGGACCGCGATCGAGGTCACCGTCCTCGCGGCGGGCTTCCTGCTCGGCGGCACCGTCGGCGTCGGCACCGTCGCGTACGCGCTGGCCATCGGCCCGCTCTCGCAGCTCTTCCTCCGGCTCTTCGCCCTCCGCCCGCCGAGCCCGGCGCCGACCGCATCGGTTGTCGTGGCGTCGGCCTAG